The Streptomyces sp. NBC_00670 genome window below encodes:
- a CDS encoding aldo/keto reductase, with translation MQYRTLGSTGVQVSSFCLGAMMFGQWGNPDHDDAAAIVRTALDAGVNLIDTADVYSGGESEVIVGKAIAGRRDDVVLATKVSSPMGPGRNERGASRRWIVKACEASLRRLGTDHIDLYQVHRPDPTADLDETLGALSDLVRAGKIRYAGSSTFAPSAIVRAQWTAERRQRERFVCEQPPYSLLARGIEADVLPTCETYRMGVLAWSPLAGGWLSGRLHQDAAVLSSHRTRTMPFRTTLSHYDLGIPGNRAKLDAVTELAGIAAEAGLTLIQLALAFVTTHPAVTAAIIGPRTAAQLEGQLSAADIVLEPAVLDRIDRVVAPGTDLNPEDTGYAADILADPRRRRRAAV, from the coding sequence ATGCAGTACCGCACGCTGGGCAGTACCGGCGTCCAGGTCAGCTCGTTCTGCCTGGGCGCGATGATGTTCGGCCAGTGGGGTAACCCCGACCACGACGACGCGGCCGCCATCGTCCGCACGGCGCTCGACGCGGGCGTCAACCTCATCGACACCGCCGACGTGTACTCCGGCGGCGAGTCGGAGGTCATCGTCGGCAAGGCGATCGCCGGACGGCGCGATGACGTCGTCCTCGCCACCAAGGTGTCCAGCCCCATGGGCCCCGGCCGCAACGAGCGCGGCGCCTCGCGGCGCTGGATCGTCAAGGCCTGCGAGGCGAGCCTGCGCCGCCTCGGCACCGACCACATCGACCTCTACCAGGTGCACCGGCCCGACCCCACGGCCGACCTCGACGAGACCCTGGGCGCCCTCTCCGACCTCGTCCGCGCGGGAAAGATCCGCTACGCGGGCTCCTCCACCTTCGCCCCCTCGGCGATCGTCCGGGCGCAGTGGACCGCCGAACGACGGCAGCGCGAGCGCTTCGTCTGCGAACAGCCGCCGTACTCCCTGCTGGCCCGGGGCATCGAGGCCGACGTCCTGCCCACCTGCGAGACGTACCGGATGGGCGTGCTCGCCTGGAGTCCGCTGGCCGGCGGCTGGCTCTCCGGCCGGCTGCACCAGGACGCGGCCGTCCTGTCCAGCCACCGCACCCGCACGATGCCGTTCCGCACCACCCTCTCCCACTACGATCTCGGCATCCCGGGCAACCGCGCCAAGCTCGACGCCGTCACGGAACTCGCCGGCATCGCCGCCGAGGCCGGACTGACCCTGATCCAGCTCGCCCTCGCCTTCGTCACCACCCACCCCGCGGTCACCGCGGCGATCATCGGCCCGCGCACCGCCGCACAACTGGAGGGCCAACTGAGCGCCGCCGACATCGTCCTGGAGCCCGCGGTCCTGGACCGCATCGACCGCGTCGTCGCACCGGGCACCGACCTCAACCCCGAGGACACCGGCTACGCGGCCGACATCCTGGCCGACCCGCGACGCCGCCGCCGCGCCGCCGTGTGA
- a CDS encoding Lrp/AsnC family transcriptional regulator, with amino-acid sequence MPGASVSESFAVQPEDVRIIRALQIAPRASFAAIAGAVGLTESAVNRRYRRLRAEGVLRVAGVVNPGALGQSRWLVRLRCRPGSVAAIADALAGREDVNWVALSAAGYEITCAIQSRSREQREELLGRRLPRTAAVLDINAFAMLRQFLGGRGHYWAALHGVLSPEQEALLGSDGSPFAEVPVVAREPAVLTAGDERICAALAADGRASLVDLAAAADSTPGRVSRRLDALLRRGVVHIDVEIAAAALGYHARANLWLRVHPSAVKEVGRALAREPGIAFAAAVSGPSNVHAVAHCRDLDELFEFTSDRVGSLAGLQSMEVSPVLRHLKQAGTLLSGDRLVGPSHGRRV; translated from the coding sequence ATGCCGGGTGCCTCAGTGTCGGAATCCTTCGCAGTACAGCCCGAGGACGTGCGGATCATCCGCGCGTTGCAGATCGCTCCGCGGGCGTCCTTCGCGGCGATCGCGGGCGCGGTCGGTCTTACCGAAAGCGCTGTCAATCGCCGGTACCGGCGGCTGCGTGCCGAGGGTGTCCTGCGGGTGGCCGGGGTGGTCAATCCGGGGGCGCTGGGGCAGAGCAGGTGGCTGGTGCGGCTGCGCTGCCGGCCGGGCAGCGTCGCGGCGATCGCCGACGCGCTGGCCGGACGCGAGGACGTCAACTGGGTGGCCCTGAGCGCGGCCGGTTACGAGATCACGTGCGCGATCCAGTCACGCAGCCGTGAGCAGCGCGAGGAGCTGCTCGGCCGGCGGCTGCCGCGCACGGCGGCGGTGCTCGACATCAACGCCTTCGCGATGCTCCGTCAGTTCCTGGGCGGCCGCGGCCACTACTGGGCGGCGTTGCACGGCGTGCTGTCCCCGGAGCAGGAGGCGCTGCTCGGCAGCGACGGCTCCCCGTTCGCCGAGGTCCCCGTCGTCGCCCGGGAGCCGGCGGTGCTGACGGCCGGGGACGAACGGATCTGCGCGGCCCTCGCGGCGGACGGCCGGGCCAGTCTCGTCGACCTCGCCGCGGCGGCGGACTCCACGCCGGGGCGGGTCTCCCGCCGCCTGGACGCCCTGCTGCGGCGCGGGGTCGTCCACATCGACGTGGAGATCGCCGCGGCCGCCCTCGGGTATCACGCGCGGGCCAATCTGTGGCTGCGGGTGCATCCGTCGGCGGTCAAGGAGGTGGGGCGGGCCCTCGCGCGGGAACCGGGGATCGCCTTCGCCGCGGCCGTCTCCGGGCCGTCCAACGTCCACGCCGTGGCGCACTGCCGGGATCTCGACGAACTCTTCGAGTTCACCTCGGACCGCGTCGGCTCCCTGGCCGGCCTGCAGAGCATGGAGGTCTCCCCCGTGCTGCGGCACCTCAAGCAGGCGGGCACGCTGCTCTCCGGCGACCGCCTGGTGGGGCCGTCGCACGGGCGCCGTGTGTGA
- a CDS encoding SDR family NAD(P)-dependent oxidoreductase → MPSTTGNPPSPHTPTALVVGASRGLGHAIAAELLDRGWNVIGTVRDTTARTPLHDLADRSGGRVTVEHLDINEPAHLPPLHARLAPRRLDLLLVNAGTTNNVDTPIGAVPTADFVDIMVTNALSPMRVIEALEDLVSDTGLIGAMSSGQGSITHNTKGGREVYRGSKAALNMFMRGFAVRQSGTHRALVLMAPGWIRTALGGPDAPYTLEESTPLIVDVLLSRLGTPGLAYLDRTGGTVPW, encoded by the coding sequence ATGCCGTCGACCACCGGGAACCCGCCGAGCCCGCACACACCCACCGCACTCGTCGTCGGCGCCTCGCGCGGCCTCGGCCACGCGATCGCCGCCGAACTCCTCGACCGGGGATGGAACGTCATCGGCACCGTCCGTGACACCACCGCCCGCACCCCCCTGCACGACCTCGCCGACCGGTCCGGCGGGCGCGTCACCGTCGAACACCTCGACATCAACGAACCCGCCCACCTGCCACCCCTGCACGCACGCCTCGCCCCGCGCCGTCTCGACCTGCTCCTCGTCAACGCGGGCACCACCAACAACGTGGACACCCCGATCGGCGCGGTCCCGACGGCCGACTTCGTCGACATCATGGTCACCAACGCCCTCAGCCCGATGCGTGTCATCGAGGCACTGGAGGACCTCGTGTCCGACACCGGTCTCATCGGGGCGATGTCCTCCGGACAGGGCAGCATCACCCACAACACCAAGGGCGGCCGCGAGGTCTACCGGGGCAGCAAGGCCGCCCTCAACATGTTCATGCGCGGCTTCGCCGTCCGGCAGTCCGGGACACACCGCGCCCTCGTCCTCATGGCACCGGGCTGGATCCGCACCGCGCTCGGCGGACCCGACGCGCCGTACACCCTCGAGGAGAGCACCCCGCTGATCGTCGACGTCCTGCTCTCCCGGCTGGGCACGCCCGGCCTGGCCTACCTGGACCGGACGGGCGGGACCGTGCCCTGGTGA